From the Deltaproteobacteria bacterium genome, one window contains:
- a CDS encoding FAD-binding protein has product MTTSRLVGWLQDIVGGDGVVSHPTELSVYDCDGYTLEKSAPDIVVLPRSTGEVAAVLKRLRREGVPFVPRGTGTGLSGGCLPLGAPVMVSLSRMNRILELDPANRRAVVQSGVINAWVSRAAKPHGLHYVPDPSSQMACSIGGNVAENSGGPHTLKYGVTTNHVLGVTLVLPDGEVVRLGGMTEDAPGYDLLGVTVGSEGTFGIVTEAILRLQPVPQACKTLLAVFDSVADGSAAVSAIIAGGIVPAALEMLDHLIIQAVEDAFHFGFPRHAGAVLIAELDGLEAGLDGAAGKVREVCEANRATEIRVARDDREREALWKCRKRAFGALGRLAPNFCCQDGVVPPNRLPEIMERIAAIGKTYDLRIGNVFHAGDGNIHPILLYDERDRDETERVVAAGREILRECVRLGGSLTGEHGIGVEKVALMPLIFTPDDLHTMEEVRGVFDPDDCCNPNKIFPSVEQQVEVRAPRRQAAM; this is encoded by the coding sequence ATGACAACCTCAAGGCTCGTCGGCTGGTTGCAGGACATCGTGGGTGGCGACGGCGTGGTGTCGCACCCCACGGAGTTGAGCGTCTACGACTGCGATGGGTACACGCTGGAGAAGTCGGCGCCGGACATCGTGGTGCTGCCGCGTTCCACCGGGGAGGTGGCCGCGGTCCTCAAGCGGCTGCGGCGTGAAGGGGTGCCGTTCGTGCCGCGCGGCACCGGCACGGGACTGAGCGGCGGCTGTCTCCCCTTGGGGGCTCCGGTCATGGTGAGCCTGAGCCGCATGAACCGGATCCTGGAGCTGGATCCGGCCAACCGCCGCGCCGTGGTCCAAAGCGGCGTGATCAATGCATGGGTAAGCCGGGCGGCCAAGCCCCACGGCCTCCACTACGTTCCCGATCCCTCGAGCCAGATGGCCTGCTCCATCGGCGGCAACGTCGCGGAGAACTCGGGCGGCCCGCACACCCTCAAGTACGGCGTCACCACCAACCACGTGCTCGGGGTGACGCTGGTGCTTCCGGATGGTGAGGTCGTCCGTCTCGGCGGAATGACCGAAGATGCGCCGGGATACGATCTCCTGGGGGTCACCGTCGGCTCGGAGGGCACCTTCGGCATCGTCACCGAGGCGATTCTCAGGCTCCAGCCGGTGCCCCAGGCATGCAAGACCCTCCTGGCGGTGTTCGATTCCGTGGCGGACGGGAGCGCCGCGGTGTCCGCCATCATCGCCGGCGGCATCGTCCCGGCCGCCCTGGAGATGCTCGACCACTTGATCATCCAGGCGGTGGAGGACGCCTTCCATTTCGGCTTCCCTCGCCACGCCGGCGCGGTACTGATCGCCGAGCTTGACGGACTGGAGGCCGGCCTTGACGGAGCCGCCGGCAAGGTCAGGGAGGTCTGCGAAGCTAACCGCGCCACCGAGATACGGGTGGCCCGTGATGACCGCGAGCGCGAGGCGTTGTGGAAGTGCCGCAAGCGCGCCTTCGGCGCCCTGGGGCGCCTGGCGCCCAACTTCTGCTGCCAGGACGGCGTGGTGCCGCCGAACCGGTTGCCGGAGATCATGGAGCGTATCGCCGCCATTGGCAAAACCTACGACCTCCGCATCGGCAACGTGTTCCACGCGGGCGACGGCAACATCCATCCCATCCTGCTCTACGACGAGCGGGACCGGGACGAAACCGAACGGGTGGTGGCCGCCGGCCGCGAAATCCTGCGGGAGTGCGTGAGGCTCGGCGGCAGCCTGACCGGCGAGCACGGCATCGGGGTGGAGAAGGTGGCGTTGATGCCGTTGATCTTCACGCCGGACGACCTGCACACCATGGAAGAGGTGCGCGGCGTGTTCGACCCCGACGACTGCTGCAACCCCAACAAGATATTCCCGTCCGTGGAGCAGCAGGTCGAGGTCCGGGCGCCGCGGCGCCAAGCGGCGATGTAG
- a CDS encoding flavin reductase family protein, which produces MDADAKKTALRMIPYGLYILTGEAKDGRVAAATVNWVTQASFAPPLVVVGVKADSGAHDIIKESGSFALNVLGKGQQGQAFTFFKSLEREGDTIGGEAFSAGATGAPVLANAPAFVECKLVDTVEKGDHSVFIGEVVEAGVRGEISGRADDATLLLKDLGDSVFYGG; this is translated from the coding sequence ATGGACGCCGATGCCAAGAAGACCGCACTTCGCATGATCCCCTACGGACTATACATCCTGACTGGTGAGGCCAAGGATGGCCGGGTGGCCGCGGCCACGGTGAACTGGGTGACGCAGGCGTCCTTCGCGCCCCCGCTGGTGGTGGTGGGCGTGAAGGCGGACTCGGGCGCGCACGACATCATCAAGGAATCCGGCAGCTTTGCCCTGAACGTGCTGGGCAAGGGGCAACAGGGCCAGGCCTTCACGTTCTTCAAGTCGCTGGAGCGGGAAGGGGATACCATCGGCGGCGAGGCGTTCTCCGCGGGCGCCACCGGCGCTCCGGTGCTCGCCAACGCGCCGGCCTTTGTCGAGTGCAAGCTCGTGGATACGGTGGAGAAGGGCGACCACTCCGTGTTCATCGGGGAAGTGGTGGAGGCCGGCGTGAGGGGCGAGATCTCCGGCCGTGCCGATGACGCCACGCTCCTGCTCAAGGACCTGGGCGACTCGGTCTTCTACGGCGGCTGA
- the argC gene encoding N-acetyl-gamma-glutamyl-phosphate reductase: MPPRVHIDGHAGTTGLRIRDWLAGRRDIELSTLDDDRRKDAAARRAAIEAADLTVLCLPDDAAREAARWADGCGTRLIDASTAHRVAEGWTYGLPELDAGQRDAIREAPCVANPGCYPSAFILLTRPLVDEGLVPHDTPVSVHALSGYSGGGRGLIEKWESPEQGLSSLPYEAPYALGARHKHIPEMIAYSGLTLEPLFVPAVGAFRCGMRVEVPVPLGVLPMGVNSTAILDCLRERYDGESFVRVIHHPDPREAHERSFDPQACNDTNCMELHVVPHPSGHTLLVALLDNLGKGASGVAIQNLNLMLGLPETAHLPD, from the coding sequence ATGCCACCGAGAGTACACATAGACGGCCACGCGGGCACCACGGGCCTGCGCATACGCGACTGGCTCGCGGGACGCCGGGACATCGAGCTGTCCACGCTGGACGACGACCGGCGCAAAGACGCGGCAGCGCGGCGCGCGGCCATCGAAGCGGCGGATCTGACGGTGCTGTGCCTGCCGGACGACGCGGCGCGCGAAGCAGCGCGGTGGGCGGATGGATGCGGGACGCGACTGATCGACGCCAGCACCGCCCACCGGGTCGCCGAGGGATGGACATACGGTTTGCCGGAGCTCGACGCCGGGCAGCGGGATGCTATCCGCGAGGCTCCCTGCGTGGCCAACCCGGGCTGCTACCCCTCTGCCTTCATCCTGTTGACACGGCCGCTGGTGGACGAAGGACTCGTGCCCCACGATACCCCGGTCTCGGTCCACGCCCTGTCGGGCTATTCCGGCGGTGGCCGAGGACTGATCGAGAAATGGGAGAGTCCCGAGCAGGGCTTGAGTTCCCTGCCCTACGAGGCGCCCTATGCCCTGGGGGCGCGGCACAAGCACATACCGGAGATGATAGCCTATAGCGGGCTGACCCTGGAACCGCTGTTCGTGCCCGCCGTGGGGGCGTTTCGCTGCGGCATGCGGGTCGAGGTGCCGGTTCCGCTCGGCGTGCTGCCCATGGGCGTCAACAGCACGGCCATCCTGGACTGTCTCCGGGAACGCTACGACGGCGAGTCCTTCGTCAGGGTCATCCATCATCCGGACCCGCGCGAAGCCCACGAGCGCAGCTTCGACCCGCAGGCGTGCAACGACACCAACTGCATGGAACTGCATGTGGTGCCACACCCTTCGGGGCACACCCTGCTGGTGGCCCTTCTCGACAACCTGGGCAAGGGCGCCAGCGGCGTCGCCATCCAGAACCTGAACCTGATGCTCGGCTTGCCGGAAACCGCGCACCTGCCGGACTGA
- a CDS encoding sulfite exporter TauE/SafE family protein: MHLETLLIIFVALGAGAFSKGATGMGLPLIAVPIMAGFLGAQQAVIVITIPNMVSNFWVMWSYRSRFHTVPGLVFATMAGAVGVAGGTWFLATANERMLTLALAVCVGAYLVLLAFRIEIRFSGRLGRVLSPLIAALAGVSQGAAGISSAVVAAWVRAFQLEKEAYIFAASTMFLGLTTMHFLFVLAAGLFDRQLLGQGVLALVPIALFLPLGMRTTRYISKEWFNRVIVTLIIVMEAKLIWQGVAG; the protein is encoded by the coding sequence ATGCACCTCGAAACCCTGCTGATCATCTTCGTCGCCCTCGGCGCCGGCGCTTTCTCGAAGGGGGCCACGGGGATGGGCCTGCCGCTCATCGCGGTACCGATCATGGCGGGTTTCCTGGGCGCCCAGCAAGCCGTCATCGTCATCACCATCCCCAACATGGTCAGCAACTTCTGGGTCATGTGGTCCTACCGCTCCAGGTTCCACACCGTGCCGGGACTCGTCTTCGCCACCATGGCGGGGGCCGTTGGGGTGGCCGGCGGCACCTGGTTCCTGGCCACCGCCAACGAGCGCATGCTGACCCTGGCGCTGGCGGTGTGCGTGGGCGCCTACCTGGTGCTGCTGGCCTTCCGCATCGAGATCCGTTTCAGCGGACGGTTGGGCCGTGTCCTTTCGCCGCTCATCGCCGCCCTGGCCGGCGTCTCCCAGGGCGCGGCCGGCATATCCAGCGCGGTGGTGGCCGCGTGGGTGCGCGCGTTCCAACTGGAGAAGGAGGCGTACATCTTCGCGGCGTCGACGATGTTCCTGGGCCTCACCACCATGCACTTCCTCTTCGTCCTGGCGGCCGGGCTGTTCGATCGGCAGCTCCTCGGTCAGGGAGTGCTAGCCCTCGTCCCCATCGCGCTGTTCCTGCCCTTGGGAATGCGGACAACCCGCTACATCAGCAAGGAGTGGTTCAACCGGGTCATCGTCACCCTCATCATCGTGATGGAGGCCAAGCTGATCTGGCAGGGTGTGGCGGGATAG